The Salvelinus alpinus chromosome 21, SLU_Salpinus.1, whole genome shotgun sequence genome has a segment encoding these proteins:
- the LOC139548390 gene encoding alpha-(1,3)-fucosyltransferase 4-like, protein MELTQWITRGRSTFHRAGKRPSLCRCKTFRVAVLRTSCSWVCFTALVCALFFLLGVCFLNLFDPRLQPLPLTGVEPRDVTLLLWTHPFGRYRRLPDCEARFGIRGCVLTDDRRMYPGADAIIIHHREIVTNATALPSDPRPRGQKWIWMNFESPSHTRGLRRFEGLFNLTMTYRADSDIFLPYGYLVTRLHPHANAPHTRPRRPHLLAWVISNWSESQARVTYYHRLVNYVDVDVFGRAGVPLPEDSTVVRTVRRYLFYLALENSQHTDYITEKLWNSLLAGAVPVVLGPPRENYERFLPHDAFIHVDDFPSPRLLAQYLMLLRRSPALLQRHLAWRRSYSVHLTAFWAEHYCTACRVVRNHRLRTDTITNLQRWFES, encoded by the coding sequence ATGGAGCTAACTCAGTGGATAACAAGGGGTCGTTCTACCTTTCACAGAGCCGGTAAGCGCCCCAGTTTGTGTCGCTGCAAAACATTTAGAGTGGCTGTTCTGAGAACATCATGCTCGTGGGTGTGTTTCACCGCTCTCGTCTGTGCGCTCTTTTTCCTCCTTGGAGTGTGTTTTCTCAATCTCTTTGACCCACGACTCCAACCCCTTCCTCTCACTGGAGTCGAACCCAGAGATGTCACCCTTCTGTTGTGGACTCACCCCTTCGGCCGTTATCGCAGACTGCCGGACTGTGAGGCGCGCTTTGGGATACGTGGGTGTGTACTGACCGACGACCGGCGCATGTACCCTGGGGCTGACGCCATCATCATACACCACCGTGAGATAGTGACCAACGCCACGGCGCTCCCGTCAGACCCACGACCCCGTGGCCAGAAATGGATCTGGATGAATTTTGAGTCCCCGTCTCACACTCGTGGCCTGCGGCGGTTCGAGGGCTTGTTCAACCTCACCATGACCTACCGTGCAGATTCAGACATCTTCCTCCCCTACGGATACCTTGTGACCCGCCTTCACCCTCACGCCAACGCCCCCCACACACGCCCCCGACGGCCCCACCTACTGGCCTGGGTCATCAGTAACTGGTCGGAGTCGCAGGCCCGCGTGACGTATTACCACCGGCTGGTTAACTACGTTGACGTAGATGTGTTTGGGCGTGCAGGTGTGCCACTACCAGAGGACAGCACGGTTGTGCGCACCGTGAGGCGTTACCTGTTTTATCTGGCGTTGGAGAACTCCCAGCACACCGACTACATCACCGAGAAGCTCTGGAACTCCTTACTGGCCGGGGCCGTTCCTGTAGTTCTCGGGCCGCCGCGGGAAAACTACGAACGCTTCCTCCCCCACGATGCCTTCATTCATGTGGACGACTTCCCCTCTCCCCGCCTGCTCGCCCAATACCTGATGCTGCTGCGCCGGAGCCCCGCCCTCCTGCAGAGACACCTGGCCTGGAGGAGGAGCTACAGCGTGCACCTGACCGCCTTCTGGGCGGAGCATTACTGCACAGCGTGTCGCGTCGTGCGGAACCACAGACTCCGGACTGACACTATCACCAACCTTCAGCGCTGGTTTGAGTCCTGA